The Rhodothermus marinus DSM 4252 DNA segment CCCGTGCGAATCACCTCGGTTTCGAAGCCCGTGTAGTAGCTGATGAGCTGGTTCAGGAAGCGGTTGGTCACCACCGACGTGCGACCGTACTTGGCAAAGAAAAGCTGCGACTGGACCACCTTGGGCTTGCTGTGCCAGGCGATGCGAACCATCGTGTAGGGCGACTTGCTCAGCGCAAAGCCGGCCGCGTACTCGTGCACGTACTCGTAGACCGCGCCCGGGAAGTAGTTGTCCGCGTCGATGAACCCGATGTAACGCTTGCCCAGAATGCGCGCCAGGAGCGTGGCCATGATCATGCCCTCGGCCTTGCCGTTGGCCACCAGGTCGTTTTCGTCCAGGATGTACGGATAGCCGGCTTCGGCCAGCGCGCGGGCGATGAAAGGATCTTTCTGATGGACGAGCAGCAGCTGCTTCTGGGTGAAGCGCGACCAGGTCTCGACGGCGTCCTGCTCCATCTTGAAGCGATCGACCGGCGCGCGACGGCTGTTCGACACGATGATCACCGTGCACTGATGGGGAATGCCGAACAGCACGCCTTCCAGCAGTTTGAGCCGTTCGTCCCGGATGGGGACGACGATGGCCATGTCGCGTTCGATTTCGTAAAGCGTCTCGTAGGGAAGGTTCTGAATCACACTGTTTTCCGAAGCCGGCGCATCCTGGCGCAGACCGGAGTCCAGTTCATAGACCTTCTGCACGCCGTAGATGTGATTGGCGCCGAACCGTTCGGCTTCTCGTGGTATTTCGATGCGCATGGTGATTTTCCTGTTTGGTGGTCGCCTGAAAAGAACGAGCGGATCGCGGTATGCTCTGCCCGATCAGAAAAACGGCGGAGCCTACCGCTCAGGTTCCAGAATCGGATGCGCCGGAGCCGTAAGAGGCCTTGCGCCAGAAATACCCTTTTTTTCGAACCGATGGTGAAGTTGTTTTGCGCCTTGTTAAGCTTTGGTGAAAGCGACCGATAATCTATCCTGCACGTACCAGAGTGGTTCAACGCCGTATCTATGCGTACAACGACAGCGTTACGGGAACAGGCGTGTCAGGTGCTGGAGGCTAACTGGACGGGGCGCTTCACGAAGCCGGCGCCGCGCCTGTATCCGCATCAGTGGTCCTGGGATGCCGCCTTCATTGCGCTGGGGTGGATGCACGAGAATCAGGAACGGGCACAGCAGGAACTGCGGCATCTGTTCCGGGCACAGTGGAAAAACGGGCTGGTACCGCACATCGTGTTCCATCGACGGGCACGCGGGTATTTCCCGGGGCCCGGTGTCTGGGAGACGCACCGGAGCCCGGACGCACCGGCCCGGATCGCCACGTCCGGGATCGTGCAGCCGCCCGTGCATGCCACGGCCGCCTGGGCCATGTACCGACAGGCGCGCGATCGGAGGGCGACCCGTGCCTTTCTGGAGGAGCTGTTCCCGAAGCTGATGGCCTGGCACGACTACCTGTTCCGGGAGCGGGACTACCACAGCGAGGGGCTGGTCTACATCCGGCACCCCTGGGAGTCGGGCATGGACAACGCGCCGCTGTGGGATGGGATCGAACAACGCATGCATCTGAACCCGGGCGACCGGCCACGCTATCGCCGCGTCGATACGACGCTGGTAGCCGAGGCCGACCGTCCGACGGGAGCCGAGTACGACCGTTACCTGTACCTGGTGCGGCTGTTTGCCGAGGCCGGCTACGACGAGGCGCGCCTCCGGGAAAGCTGTCCGTTTCTGGTCGAGGACGTGCTATTCAACACGCTGATCTGTCAGGCCGAGCAGGATCTGGCCGAAATCGCCGCGGAGCTGGGCGACGACCCCGAGCCGTTCCGGCAGCGGGCCCGTCGCGTGGCCGAGGCCGTCAACCGGAAGCTCTGGGACGATCGGCGGGCGCTGTATTTCGACTACGATCTGGTGCTGGATCGGCCGATCTGGGTGCGCATGGCCGCCTGTTTTACGCCGCTGTTCGCCGGCATCCCGGACGGGTTGCAGGCCGCGCGGCTGGTCAGCCACCTGGAAGCGTCGGGCTTTTTCAACTGGGACGGTTCCTGTTACTCCGTGCCGAGCTACGATCCCAACGGACTGGGTTTTTCGCCGGTGCAGTACTGGCGGGGACCGGTCTGGATTAACATCAACTGGTTGCTGATCGAAGGACTGGCCCGCTACGGCTATACCGAGCACGCCGCGCATCTCGGCCGTACTGTTCGGCTGCTCGTCGAACGCAACGGCTTTTACGAGTACTACCATCCGTACACGGGCGAAGGGCACGGCTCGGAGCAGTTTTCCTGGACGGCCGCGCTGGTGCTGGATCTGCTGGCACGCCGGCCCGAATGGATGCAGTGGGGTGTGCGCTCGACGCGTCGGCGCGCCGTGGCCTGAACGGAATCTCTGCCTGGCTGTTAAAAAGGGACGTGTCCCCGATCTTTCGAATGGAAAACGGCCATGGCGGAATTGCGCTTTGTCAAGATCCACGACTATCTCTGGGAGATTCCCAGGACGGGCGGCATGCGGGTGCCCGCCCGCATCTACGCCAGCGAAAAGATCCTGCGCGAACTGAAGGAGGATCAGGCGCCCCAGCAGGCCGTCAACGTGGCGCATCTGCCGGGCATCGTCAAGTACTCGCTGGCCATGCCCGACATCCACTGGGGCTACGGCTTTCCCATCGGCGGGGTGGCCGCGTTCGATCTGGACGAAGGCGTGATCTCGCCCGGCGGTGTTGGCTACGATATTAATTGCCTTACCGGCGAGGCACGGGTGCTTCATGCCCATGGCTACTATCGCACGATCGCCGAAATCGTCGAGGCCGGTACGAACGATCCGCTCTGCAGCTATCGGTTTGCGGTGCGTCGGCCCGAGTCGGCCCGGATCATTTATCGTTTCGGGGAAACGCCGCGTACGCGCGTCTGGCGCGTCTGGACCCGGGGCGGCGACACCGTGGAGGCTACCGAAGACCATCCGTTCTGGACGCCGCAGGGGATGGTGCCGCTGCGGGAGCTGCGTCCCGGCGATCGGGTAGCGTTCTGTCCCTTCGAAGGCGTGCCCTACGAGGCCCCGTCATCCGAGACCATCCTGAGCCCCGAGGCTTTCTGGGAAGCGCTGCGGCAACTGGGCATTCCTGATCGCGGTCGGCGTTACCGGCAGCTTGTGCGCTATCTGACGCGCCGTGGTCTATTGCCGCTGCGCTACGATTCGCCTGCGTTGCCGCTCCTCTGCAAGCTGCTGGGCTATCTTCTGGGCGATGGCACCTGCTACCGGGAGCGCAACGGCCGTATCCGACTGGTCGCCTACGGTCGCGCGGAAGATCTGGAAGCGATGCGGCATGATCTGGAGGCGCTGGGAGTCCGTGCGGCCCGACTGCGTCGGCGTCGCCGTCGGCATCGGGTGCAGACGGTTTACCGCCCCTATGCCTTCGAGCGCGAAGAGGTCAGCCTGCACATCACCAGCCGGGCGTTTGCGCTCCTGCTGGTCGCGCTGGGCATGCCGATCGGCGATCGGACGGCCCAGGACTTCGAAGCACCGGCCTGGCTGGAGCGAGCGCCCCGCTGGCAGAAACGGCTGTTTCTGGCCGGGTTGTTCGGGGCCGAGCTGTCGGCCCCGCGGCTCATGAGCGGGCATGCGCGTACGTTTGCGACCCCGGTGCTGACGCTGACCAAACGGGCACCGTTTGCCGAAAGCGGCCGCCGTTTCCTGGAGACGCTGGCGCGCTGGGCAGCCGAACTGGGCGTACGCACGCAGGCCATCGAAGCCCGCCGGGAGCTGCTCGCTACCGGCGAACGCGTGCGCTGGCAGTGGCGGATGGCATCCGATCCGGCCAGCCTGCGGGCGCTCTGGGGACGCATCGGTTACGAGTACAACTTCCGACGGCAGCACGAGGCCGCCTGCGCGCTGCAGTACGTCAAGTACAAGGAGCAGGTGGTGCGGCAGCGCCAGGAGGCGGTGCGGCTGCTGCGTCGCTGGAGGGCGGCCGGCGTGTCGGTCGGGGAAGCGACGAGGCGGCTGGCCGATCAGGACATCAACCGGCGCTTTGTCGAACGCACCTATTACGAGCAGCGCGGTGACACGCCTCGCATTGGCGATGCGGTGTGCAGCTATGCGGCATTTCGCCGGGAACGGCAGAACGGACAGGAGCCTCTGGGCTGCGTCTGGGAAGAGATCGTGCGTATCGAGCCGGTGGAACGGCCCGAACTTCGGGTGTACGACCTGACCGTCGATCATCCCGATCACAACTTCATCGCCAACGGCTTTGTGGTCTCCAACTGCGGCGTGCGGCTGCTGGCCAGCCGGCTGACCTACGAGGAGGTCGAGCCGCATCTGGAGCGTCTCGTTGAGATGCTCTTCCGGCGCGTGCCCACCGGCGTAGGCGCCTCGGGCGCGCTCAGGGTCTCGAAACAGGAGCTGCGGCGCGTGGCCGTCGAGGGCGCGCACTGGGCCGTGCGCCATGGATTCGGTTCGGAAGTCGATCTGGAATTCATTGAAGAAAACGGCCGTATTGAAGGGGCCGATCCTGCAGCCGTCTCGGAGCGCGCCTATGAGCGGGGCGCGGACCAGCTCGGCACGCTGGGTTCGGGCAACCACTTCCTGGAGGTCGGCTACGTGGCGCAGATCTTCGACGACGAGGCGGCGCGGGTCATGGGGCTGTTCCCGGGGCAGGTGACCGTCATCATTCACACCGGATCGCGCGGCTTCGGCTACCAGATCTGCGACGATTATCTGGCCGTCATGGACCGCGCGTTGGCCAGGTACCATATCCGGTTGCCGGATCGCCAGCTCGCCTGCGCACCGCTGCGCTCACCGGAAGGCCAGCAGTATCTGGCCGCCATGCGCTGCGGGATCAACTTCGCCTTCGCCAACCGCCAGATCATCGCGCACAACACGCGCAAGGCGTTCGCCGAGGCGCTGGGCATGCGCGAAGAGGACATCGGGCTGCGGACGGTCTATGAAGTGGCACACAACATCGCCAAGATCGAAGAGCACACGATCGACGGCGAGCGGCGGCGCGTGTGCGTCCACCGCAAAGGTGCAACGCGGGCTTTCCCGCCGGGCCATTCCCAGATTCCGGCGGCCTACCGGAGTATCGGCCAGCCCGTGCTGATTCCGGGCGACATGGGACGCTACTCCTACGTGCTGGTCGGCACCGAGCAGGCCATGCAGGAGACGTTCGGCAGCACGTGCCACGGGGCCGGTCGCCAGCTCAGCCGGACGAAGGCCAAGAAGGTAGCCAGTGGCCGCCACGTGGCCGAGGAGTTGCGCGCCCGGGGTATCATCGTGCGGGGCGCTAGCATCCGCACGATCAACGAGGAGATTCCCGAAGCCTATAAAGACGTGGCCGAGGTGGTCGAGGTGTGCCATCGGGCGGGCATCTCCCGCAAGGTGGCGCAGCTCCGGCCGATCGGCTGTATCAAAGGATAAAAATTCGAAAGGGGATCCCGGCGCGGGATCCCCTTTCGCGTGCTCCCTCATCCCGGCTTCCGGCGCGGGACGGGTCGATCACCCCCCTTGCTCTATGGAGATACAAAGAACATGCCGGCCTGCACACGGAGAGAAATGCCCGGTAATATGGGATCGCTGATTTACCGGTGCACGAGGGGGCCACACCCCGTGTGGCGGACGTGATCCGGCGGGTATGATCGGGCGGACACAGGGGTCCGCCCCTACGGGACAGGGAAAACGTCAAGGATCTGGTAGCGCGTTGCCGTGTGCGCCCGTGCTTTCTCACATGCCCTGTGATTTCCCGGAAATCGGTGTAACTCGGGGGCGGTGTGCATGTCGCGGACCGCTTTTGTGCAAAATGTGCACGCCTCAGAAGTGCCAGCGCATTTCCAGCCCGGCTCCGGTGCCCGACACGTAGGGGCGCACGACCGGCGAGGCGGACGGGGCAACGGGTTGCAACAGGGCGTCCAGGTAGCTGTAGGCCCACACGGCCGCCAGGCCCATAAGCAACCCGTTGCGGGCTTTGAACCAGCGGTTGGCCGTACGGTAGCGGCGCTCGATGCGGGCGGGGTCGGTCTCGCGACGGTAGCGGTCGTAGGCGCGTGTGTATTGCAGATGGGCGGCCAGGCTCGCGCCAAGCAGCAGGCCCCAGCTTCCGGTCAGGATCCAGCCCTTCAGGTGCTGGCCTTTGTAATGCTGGCCCCAGCCGGGCAGCAGCAGCGAGCGCAGCGCCGCTTCCGGACGCGGATCGGGCTGCACCACGTAGCGAATGGTGGCCTCGGAGGAGGCCGTGACCGGAGGCGCTGATTGCATTTCCTGACGAATCTGTTCGAAGAACTCCCGGACTTTGGGCGAGGCCAGCACCGGGTCGAGCTGAAGCTCGGGATTCAGCGAAAGAGCGGCCTTGAAGTGGCGTCGGGCTTCGGTGGTTTCGTTGCGCGACATGGCCACCAGCGCCAGCACCGTATGCAGTTCGACGAGCTGGTCCGGCGTGAAGCGCTGGTAATCGTTCAGCGCATTCCGGGCCAGGCTGTCGGCCTGCTCGTAATCCAGCGCCTGGTAGGCCCGCCAGACGGCCTGCAGGAGCGGCTCCGGCGCACGGACGGGCTGGGCCAGGGCGGTTATCCCGAGCAGGATCCCCGGCAGGATCGGCAGGCAGCGGCGTACGACCCGGCGCATGCGCTCAGCGAATCCGAATCAACAGGTGTTCCCGGTGGTAGGGCCCCTGCGTGAGGCGTACCAGGTAAACGCCGGCCGGCACCGGATGTCCCACCGCATCGGTGCCGTTCCAGGAAAGCACGTGGCGGCCGGGCGGTAGCGGCCGATCCAGCAGCCGCGCGATCGGGCGTCCCAGCAGATCGTACACGACAAGCTGCACCGGGGCGTCGGACCGTCGGGCGCTGACGCTCAGCGTGAAGGTGACCTGCTCACGGAAAGGATGGGGCGTGGGCGGTGCCAGATCGAAGTCGGCGGGCAGCTCTGGAGATTCGCGGGGCGTCAGGATGGAAGCGGAGGCCGCCTCGGCCGAGTCCAGCGGGTGGCCTTCGGGTTGATCCAGCCCCCCGAAGACAAAAACTGTGTCGTTGTACGAGGCGGCCGCAAAGCTGAAGCGCGCCTGTTGCAGGCCGGGCAGGTCACGAAATTCCAGGCGTCCGGAGGTGAACGTCAGGGCATAGACGTTCGCCAGCGGAGTGCCCCGGGCGCCGCCCAGTCCCCCGAGCAGGAGGATTCGGTCACGATAGGTCAGGGCCGTCCCGGCCCACCACTCCTGCGGCAGCGCGGTCGTCAGGGGGATCACCTCGTTGGTGGCCGGGCGGTAGCGTTGAATCAGCGTGACCGGAATGTTGCTGCTGAGCCCGCCGATCACATAGACGTCCTCTCCAAGAAGCGCGGCGGCGGCAAAGGCAACAGCCTGAGGTAGCCGGGCCACCGTCTCCCAGCGGTCCTGCTGCGGGTCATATACTTCGATCGTGCTGAGCGGCGCAGGCTGGCGGTTCAGCCGATCGTTGAAAAACTGCGCTTCGCGCGATAGCCCCCCGATCGCGTAAATCTGGCCTTTGAATACGACGGCCGCCAGCCCATAGCGCTCTTCTTCGAGCGAAGCCACTTCTTTCCAGCCGCCCTCCGGATCGAAGACGAGCACGTCGTCGGTCGCCTCGGCGTTTGCCAGCGTGTCGCCTTCCAGCCCACCGATCAGGTAGAGGTGATTTTCCAGCACGACGGCGGTGGCGTACGCGCGGGGTTCGTCCAACTGGGGCACCTCATGGATCCAGACGCCCTGCACCGGGTCGTAGACTTCGACGGTGGTCAGCAGGGCGTCGTTTTCACCGATGCCACCGATGACGTAGAGGTAGCCGTTCAACTCGGCGGCCGCGGCCGCATAACGTGGCGTGGGCATGGGGGGCAGTTCGTGCCAGACCTGCGCGCGCAGCGGCAGGGCGATCAACAGCAGACTGCAAAATGCCAGGATGCGCATGGTACGACGACGTCCTGCGCAGTCCGGTGGCAGCGACTGCGCAGATTTTGCACGACGGTTGCGACAATTTTTTAGCAGATCCAGCATGTAGATAATTGGTCAAACAATTAGCGTTCCGGTGGTCGTCGCCGCAGCAGGTCGATCCGAAGCGTCTGCTCCGTGCCGGCCTGCAACTGGATCAACGTATCGCGGGCACCCAGCTCCGGATGCACCAGCCGGAGACGGTGCAGGCCCGGCGTCAGAATGAACGGCCGCTGCTGGGGCGGGACGACGTCGTGGTAGCGGTTGTCGATGTACACGTGCGCCCAGGGATGAACCTCCAGCCACAGACGGGCCACCTGCATCCAGAGCGAGACGACCACCAGCGTGTCCTGCCCGGGACGGAGCGTCAGCCTCAGTCGGTAGGGCGGAAACTCCGGGTTGTGCATGTGCAGCGTGTAGCTTCCGGGCGGCAGCGTCAGTGGGGCTTCCAGCGGGGTGGCGCCCAGCGAGTCGTGGCCGTCCGGGCGCTCCAGCACCACGTACGCCCAGGGTGTGACTTCCAGACGCAGCCGGGCCGGGCGGGGAGGCGTCCGGGAGGGAGGAGCGGCGGCCGAGGCAGGGGTGCGGGAGGTGCCCGCAGGCGTCTGAGCAGGCTCGGAGGACCGATCCGGAGTGGAACCGGAGGCTGCAGGCTGCGGGCGCGAGGCGAGGGTGTCCGTCGCCGTGAATGATCCGGCAGCCGGGGGTGGTTGCTCCGGCGGTGTGGTCAGCGATTCGCTTTCCGGCGTGGTGCGGGCGGAAGCGGTCAGCGAGGGAGGCGACCCATGTTCCGGCCGGACGGACAGGCGCTCCCGGAGCAGCAGTCCCAGCCCGAGCAGCAGGGCAACGGCGGTGGCCGGCAACCACCGACGACGACGCCGCGCAGGAGGTGGAGCGGGCGGTTCGGGTTGCGCCGTCGGGACCGGAGTGCGCGGAAAGGCCGTTGGATCTTCCACATAGGCCGCCAGGTCTTCGGCCGTGGCGTGCAGTTCGGGCCGACGACGCAGTTCCTCCAGGTCCTGCAGCAGCGCGGCGGCGTCGGGATAGCGCTGCTCCGGACGTTTGGCCAGCAGTCGGGCGCACAGGGCCACCACGTCGTCCGGTACGGCCGCCAGGTTGCGCAGGCGTGGGATGGGATCGTGATGCAGCACCGCGTCGAAGATTTCACCGGGCGTCTCGCCTGGAAAAGCCGGGGTGCCCGTCAGCATTTCGAAGAGCGTGGCCCCCAGGGCGAACAGGTCGGTGGCCGGCCCGGGCGCCTCGCCCAGCACCTGCTCGGGTGCCAGGTAGCCGGGCGTGCCGCGTATTTCGCCGTCGCCGCACGCAAGCAGCGAAGCCATGCCGAAGTCGGTCAACTTGACCTGGCCTTCGAGCGAGATCAGGATGTTGGCAGGCTTGAGATCGCGGTGCAGCACGCCCTTCTCGTGGGCAGCCTTCAGGCCGCGGGCCACCTCGGCCACGATGTACAGCGCCAGCGCCGGAGGCAGCGGCCCGTGCGCCAGCAGCTCGCGCAGCGAAACACCCTCGACAAATTCCGTGGCGAAGTAGACGTGCGGTCCCTCGCGGCCGAAGGCATAGACGGCCACCACGTTCGGATGCTGGACGCGCGCCGCCAGCCGGGCTTCTTCCTCGAAGCGCTGCACGAAGGCCTCGTCTTCGGCCAGCTCCGGCCGGAGAATCTTCAGCAGCACGAAACGGTCCAGCGACGCCTGATAGGCTTTGTAGACGGTGGCCGTGGGGCCCGAGGCCAGCTCCGCAAAGGGCTGCAGGTCGCCTATGCGTTCTGGACGTCCCATTCTTTCAGTTTATAGTGCAGCCAGCGACGCGATACGCCCAGCACGCGCGCCGTCTCCGAAATGTTGCCGCCGTGTCGTTTCAACGTGCGCAGCACCACGCGGCGCTCGACTTCCTTCAGCGGCAGATCGGGTTCGAAGGGATCGGCCCCGTCCGTGTCGGGCAGGCGCAGGTCTTCCGGCGTGATCAGTTCGCCCCGCGCCAGCACGACGGCCCGCTCGATCGTGTTTTCCAGTTCGCGGACGTTGCCCGGCCAGTGGTAGCGCTCCAGCAGCTCGAGTGCTTCCGGCGTGAAGCCCTTGATGTGCGCGCGTTTTTTGACGGCGTATTTGTCCAGAAAGTGATGGGCCAGCAGCGGGATGTCGCCACGCCGATGCCGCAGCGGCGGTACCGTGATCTGAATCGTATTGAGGCGGTAGTAGAGGTCTTCGCGGAACTTGCCCTGCTGGACCAGCTCGCGCAGCGGTTTGTTTGTGGCCGAGATGACCCGGACGTCCACCTTGCGCACCTGGGTGTCGCCTACACGTCGAATCTCGCCTTCCTGCAGCACGCGCAGCAGGGCCGTCTGCATGCGCGGGCTCAGGTCGCCGACTTCGTCCAGGAAGACCGTGCCGCCGTCGGCCACCTCGAAAAGGCCTTTTTTGTCGGACAGGGCTCCGGTGAAGGCACCCTTCTTGTAGCCAAAGAGTTCGCTTTCCAGGAGTTCATCGGGCAGCGAACCGCAGAAGACCACCACGAACGGTTTGTCTTTCCGCTCGCTGTTGTAGTGGATGGCGCGGGCGATGAGTTCTTTGCCGGTGCCGCTTTCGCCCTCGATGAGCACGGTGGCGTCGGTGTCGAGCACGCGGGCCATCGTATCGAACACCTCGCGCATGGCCGGGCTCTGGCCGACGATTTCGTCGAAGCCGTGCAGGCGCTGGATTTCGCTGCGCAGCCGCCGGTTTTCCTCGCGCAGGGCCTGGTAGAGCTGGGCGTTTTCGATGGCGATGGCCGCCTGGTGGGCGAAGGCTTCCAGAAACGGCAGATTGTCGCGCGTGAAGCGACCACGCTGGGAAAGGCTGTCGAGGTAGATGGCGCCGATCAGTCGTTCCTTGATGCGCAGCGGCACGCAGGCGATCGACTGGATGCGTTGCAGCACGATGCTTTCGGCCTTCCC contains these protein-coding regions:
- the mpgS gene encoding mannosyl-3-phosphoglycerate synthase; the protein is MRIEIPREAERFGANHIYGVQKVYELDSGLRQDAPASENSVIQNLPYETLYEIERDMAIVVPIRDERLKLLEGVLFGIPHQCTVIIVSNSRRAPVDRFKMEQDAVETWSRFTQKQLLLVHQKDPFIARALAEAGYPYILDENDLVANGKAEGMIMATLLARILGKRYIGFIDADNYFPGAVYEYVHEYAAGFALSKSPYTMVRIAWHSKPKVVQSQLFFAKYGRTSVVTNRFLNQLISYYTGFETEVIRTGNAGEHAMTMELAMLLDYATGYAIEPYHYIDLLEKYGGVIESAHPEVMQHQVNVFQIESRNPHLHESKGEEHIDDMILSSLQVIYHSKICPEPIKREVLRELYRRGILSKGEEPAPPRIYPALLHVDLEAFRNALMRAPYGEQLETLAQRRGYRRRLPRPTVTPPEGDGSEQVATPA
- a CDS encoding amylo-alpha-1,6-glucosidase, whose translation is MRTTTALREQACQVLEANWTGRFTKPAPRLYPHQWSWDAAFIALGWMHENQERAQQELRHLFRAQWKNGLVPHIVFHRRARGYFPGPGVWETHRSPDAPARIATSGIVQPPVHATAAWAMYRQARDRRATRAFLEELFPKLMAWHDYLFRERDYHSEGLVYIRHPWESGMDNAPLWDGIEQRMHLNPGDRPRYRRVDTTLVAEADRPTGAEYDRYLYLVRLFAEAGYDEARLRESCPFLVEDVLFNTLICQAEQDLAEIAAELGDDPEPFRQRARRVAEAVNRKLWDDRRALYFDYDLVLDRPIWVRMAACFTPLFAGIPDGLQAARLVSHLEASGFFNWDGSCYSVPSYDPNGLGFSPVQYWRGPVWININWLLIEGLARYGYTEHAAHLGRTVRLLVERNGFYEYYHPYTGEGHGSEQFSWTAALVLDLLARRPEWMQWGVRSTRRRAVA
- a CDS encoding intein-containing RctB family protein — encoded protein: MAELRFVKIHDYLWEIPRTGGMRVPARIYASEKILRELKEDQAPQQAVNVAHLPGIVKYSLAMPDIHWGYGFPIGGVAAFDLDEGVISPGGVGYDINCLTGEARVLHAHGYYRTIAEIVEAGTNDPLCSYRFAVRRPESARIIYRFGETPRTRVWRVWTRGGDTVEATEDHPFWTPQGMVPLRELRPGDRVAFCPFEGVPYEAPSSETILSPEAFWEALRQLGIPDRGRRYRQLVRYLTRRGLLPLRYDSPALPLLCKLLGYLLGDGTCYRERNGRIRLVAYGRAEDLEAMRHDLEALGVRAARLRRRRRRHRVQTVYRPYAFEREEVSLHITSRAFALLLVALGMPIGDRTAQDFEAPAWLERAPRWQKRLFLAGLFGAELSAPRLMSGHARTFATPVLTLTKRAPFAESGRRFLETLARWAAELGVRTQAIEARRELLATGERVRWQWRMASDPASLRALWGRIGYEYNFRRQHEAACALQYVKYKEQVVRQRQEAVRLLRRWRAAGVSVGEATRRLADQDINRRFVERTYYEQRGDTPRIGDAVCSYAAFRRERQNGQEPLGCVWEEIVRIEPVERPELRVYDLTVDHPDHNFIANGFVVSNCGVRLLASRLTYEEVEPHLERLVEMLFRRVPTGVGASGALRVSKQELRRVAVEGAHWAVRHGFGSEVDLEFIEENGRIEGADPAAVSERAYERGADQLGTLGSGNHFLEVGYVAQIFDDEAARVMGLFPGQVTVIIHTGSRGFGYQICDDYLAVMDRALARYHIRLPDRQLACAPLRSPEGQQYLAAMRCGINFAFANRQIIAHNTRKAFAEALGMREEDIGLRTVYEVAHNIAKIEEHTIDGERRRVCVHRKGATRAFPPGHSQIPAAYRSIGQPVLIPGDMGRYSYVLVGTEQAMQETFGSTCHGAGRQLSRTKAKKVASGRHVAEELRARGIIVRGASIRTINEEIPEAYKDVAEVVEVCHRAGISRKVAQLRPIGCIKG
- a CDS encoding DUF5683 domain-containing protein: MRRVVRRCLPILPGILLGITALAQPVRAPEPLLQAVWRAYQALDYEQADSLARNALNDYQRFTPDQLVELHTVLALVAMSRNETTEARRHFKAALSLNPELQLDPVLASPKVREFFEQIRQEMQSAPPVTASSEATIRYVVQPDPRPEAALRSLLLPGWGQHYKGQHLKGWILTGSWGLLLGASLAAHLQYTRAYDRYRRETDPARIERRYRTANRWFKARNGLLMGLAAVWAYSYLDALLQPVAPSASPVVRPYVSGTGAGLEMRWHF
- a CDS encoding Kelch repeat-containing protein, with translation MRILAFCSLLLIALPLRAQVWHELPPMPTPRYAAAAAELNGYLYVIGGIGENDALLTTVEVYDPVQGVWIHEVPQLDEPRAYATAVVLENHLYLIGGLEGDTLANAEATDDVLVFDPEGGWKEVASLEEERYGLAAVVFKGQIYAIGGLSREAQFFNDRLNRQPAPLSTIEVYDPQQDRWETVARLPQAVAFAAAALLGEDVYVIGGLSSNIPVTLIQRYRPATNEVIPLTTALPQEWWAGTALTYRDRILLLGGLGGARGTPLANVYALTFTSGRLEFRDLPGLQQARFSFAAASYNDTVFVFGGLDQPEGHPLDSAEAASASILTPRESPELPADFDLAPPTPHPFREQVTFTLSVSARRSDAPVQLVVYDLLGRPIARLLDRPLPPGRHVLSWNGTDAVGHPVPAGVYLVRLTQGPYHREHLLIRIR
- a CDS encoding serine/threonine-protein kinase, whose protein sequence is MGRPERIGDLQPFAELASGPTATVYKAYQASLDRFVLLKILRPELAEDEAFVQRFEEEARLAARVQHPNVVAVYAFGREGPHVYFATEFVEGVSLRELLAHGPLPPALALYIVAEVARGLKAAHEKGVLHRDLKPANILISLEGQVKLTDFGMASLLACGDGEIRGTPGYLAPEQVLGEAPGPATDLFALGATLFEMLTGTPAFPGETPGEIFDAVLHHDPIPRLRNLAAVPDDVVALCARLLAKRPEQRYPDAAALLQDLEELRRRPELHATAEDLAAYVEDPTAFPRTPVPTAQPEPPAPPPARRRRRWLPATAVALLLGLGLLLRERLSVRPEHGSPPSLTASARTTPESESLTTPPEQPPPAAGSFTATDTLASRPQPAASGSTPDRSSEPAQTPAGTSRTPASAAAPPSRTPPRPARLRLEVTPWAYVVLERPDGHDSLGATPLEAPLTLPPGSYTLHMHNPEFPPYRLRLTLRPGQDTLVVVSLWMQVARLWLEVHPWAHVYIDNRYHDVVPPQQRPFILTPGLHRLRLVHPELGARDTLIQLQAGTEQTLRIDLLRRRPPER
- a CDS encoding sigma-54 interaction domain-containing protein, which codes for MSASPTRTSLDALVEIAQTINTLRDPEAVLEKVLEIAMETLEAERGFILLKAPQHPEGFAIRSQRNFTDQQLGELVRISTSVVHEVLRRGEPVLVYEAQQDERYGKAESIVLQRIQSIACVPLRIKERLIGAIYLDSLSQRGRFTRDNLPFLEAFAHQAAIAIENAQLYQALREENRRLRSEIQRLHGFDEIVGQSPAMREVFDTMARVLDTDATVLIEGESGTGKELIARAIHYNSERKDKPFVVVFCGSLPDELLESELFGYKKGAFTGALSDKKGLFEVADGGTVFLDEVGDLSPRMQTALLRVLQEGEIRRVGDTQVRKVDVRVISATNKPLRELVQQGKFREDLYYRLNTIQITVPPLRHRRGDIPLLAHHFLDKYAVKKRAHIKGFTPEALELLERYHWPGNVRELENTIERAVVLARGELITPEDLRLPDTDGADPFEPDLPLKEVERRVVLRTLKRHGGNISETARVLGVSRRWLHYKLKEWDVQNA